Proteins encoded within one genomic window of Arachis ipaensis cultivar K30076 chromosome B08, Araip1.1, whole genome shotgun sequence:
- the LOC107612350 gene encoding pathogen-related protein-like isoform X3: MAEKGGDSGSEEKKAVVYGDKYRTILEDEVHNTHWRHGGPPLFDAVNKLFEQGRTKEWPKGSLEETVQNAVKLWEMELSHKTRLQDFRSINPDKFMLSVNGFDVVTREKGRKGLNGEETLRLGSYNALLKNTLPEQFQFYKASEETYESSHEAFRTAMPRGFAWEVIKVYSGPPLVTYKFRHWGFFEGPFRGHAPTGEMVEFFGIGVMKNSAPTRIS; encoded by the exons ATGGCTGAGAAAGGAGGAGATTCAGGAAGTGAAGAGAAGAAGGCGGTGGTCTATGGAGACAAGTACCGTACGATTCTGGAAGATGAAGTTCACAACACTCACTGGAGGCATGGTGGCCCTCCTCTTTTCGATGCCGTTAACAAGCTCTTCGAACAAGGCCGAACCAAG GAGTGGCCTAAAGGGTCATTAGAGGAAACGGTTCAAAATGCAGTGAAGTTGTGGGAAATGGAACTTTCTCATAAGACTCGCTTGCAAGACTTCAGGAGCATAAATCCGGACAAGTTCATGCTTTCTGTCAatg GTTTTGATGTTGTGACGagggaaaaaggaagaaaagggtTGAATGGAGAAGAAACTTTGAGGCTTGGAAGCTACAATGCCCTTTTGAAGAACACACTTCCAGAGCAGTTTCAGTTCTACAAAGCATCAGAAGAGACATATGAGTCTTCACATGAAGCCTTCCGTACGGCCATGCCACGTGGCTTTGCATGGGAAGTGATAAAGGTGTATTCAGGACCTCCTCTTGTAACCTACAAGTTCAGGCATTGGGGCTTCTTTGAAGGTCCCTTCAGAGGACATGCTCCTACTGGAGAAATGGTTGAGTTCTTTGGCATTGGTGTTATGAAG